From Piliocolobus tephrosceles isolate RC106 chromosome Y, ASM277652v3, whole genome shotgun sequence, a single genomic window includes:
- the ZBED1 gene encoding zinc finger BED domain-containing protein 1, giving the protein MENKSLESSQTDLKLVAHPRAKSKVWKYFGFDTNAEGCILQWKKIYCRICMAQIAYSGNTSNLSYHLEKNHPEEFCEFVKSNTEQMREAFATAFSKLKPESSQQPGQDALAVKAGHGYDSKKQQELTAAVLGLICEGLYPASIVDEPTFKVLLKTADPRYELPSRKYISTKAIPEKYGAVREVILKELAEATWCGISTDMWRSENQNRAYVTLAAHFLGLGAPNCLSVGSRCLKTFEVPEENTAETITRVLYEVFIEWGISAKVFGATTNYSKDIVKACSLLDVAVHMPCLGHTFNAGIQQAFQLPKLGALLSRCRKLVEYFQQSAVAMYMLYEKQKQQNVAHCMLVSNRVSWWGSTLAMLQRLKEQQFVIAGVLVEDSNNHHLMLEASEWATIEGLVELLQPFKQVAEMLSASRYPTISMVKPLLHMLLNTTLNIKETDSKELSMAKEVIAKELSKTYQEAPEIDMFLNVATFLDPRYKRLPFLSAFERQQVENRVVEEAKGLLDKVKDGGYRLAEDKIFPAPEEPPVKKLMRTSTPPPASVINDMLAEIFCQTGGVEDQEEWHAQVVEELSNFKSQKVLGLNEDPLKWWSDRLALFPLLPKVLQKYWCVTATRVAPERLFGSAANVVSAKRNRLAPAHVDEQVFLYENARSGAEAEPEDQDEGEWGLDQEQVFSLGDGVSGGFFGIRDSSFL; this is encoded by the coding sequence ATGGAGAATAAAAGCCTGGAGAGCTCCCAGACAGACCTGAAGCTGGTGGCCCACCCCCGCGCCAAGAGCAAGGTGTGGAAGTATTTCGGCTTTGACACCAATGCCGAGGGATGCATCCTGCAGTGGAAGAAAATCTACTGCCGTATCTGCATGGCCCAGATCGCCTACTCCGGAAACACCTCCAACCTGTCCTACCACCTGGAGAAGAACCACCCCGAGGAATTCTGCGAGTTTGTCAAGAGCAACACGGAGCAGATGCGCGAGGCCTTTGCCACCGCCTTCTCCAAGCTGAAGCCCGAGTCGTCCCAGCAGCCCGGGCAGGACGCGCTGGCTGTCAAGGCTGGCCACGGCTACGACAGCAAGAAGCAGCAAGAGCTGACGGCCGCCGTGCTGGGCCTCATCTGCGAGGGGCTGTACCCGGCCTCCATCGTGGACGAGCCCACCTTCAAGGTGCTGTTGAAGACGGCTGACCCCCGGTACGAGCTGCCCAGCCGGAAGTACATCTCCACCAAGGCCATCCCTGAGAAGTACGGGGCCGTCCGGGAGGTGATCCTGAAGGAGCTGGCCGAGGCCACCTGGTGTGGCATCTCCACTGACATGTGGAGGAGCGAGAACCAGAACCGTGCCTACGTCACGCTGGCCGCCCACTTCCTGGGCCTGGGCGCCCCCAACTGCCTGTCCGTGGGCTCCCGCTGCCTGAAGACCTTCGAGGTGCCCGAAGAGAACACGGCGGAGACCATCACGCGGGTGCTCTACGAGGTCTTCATCGAGTGGGGCATCAGCGCCAAGGTCTTCGGGGCCACCACCAACTACAGCAAGGACATCGTGAAGGCGTGCTCCCTGCTGGACGTCGCCGTGCACATGCCCTGCCTGGGCCACACCTTCAACGCCGGCATCCAGCAGGCCTTCCAGCTCCCGAAGCTGGGGGCGTTGCTGTCGCGCTGCCGAAAACTGGTGGAGTACTTCCAGCAGTCTGCTGTGGCCATGTACATGCTCTAtgagaagcagaagcagcagaaCGTGGCCCACTGCATGCTGGTGAGCAACCGCGTCTCCTGGTGGGGGAGCACGCTGGCCATGCTGCAGCGCCTCAAGGAGCAGCAGTTCGTCATCGCCGGGGTCCTCGTGGAGGACAGCAACAACCACCACCTGATGCTGGAGGCCAGCGAGTGGGCCACCATCGAGGGGCTGGTCGAGCTCCTGCAGCCCTTCAAGCAGGTGGCCGAGATGCTGTCAGCCTCCAGGTACCCCACCATCAGCATGGTGAAGCCGCTGCTGCACATGCTCCTCAACACCACGCTCAACATCAAGGAGACGGACTCCAAGGAGCTCAGCATGGCCAAGGAGGTCATCGCCAAGGAGCTCTCCAAGACCTACCAGGAGGCGCCTGAGATCGACATGTTTCTCAACGTCGCCACCTTCCTGGACCCCCGCTACAAGCGGCTGCCCTTCCTCTCTGCCTTCGAGCGGCAGCAGGTGGAGAACCGCGTGGTGGAAGAGGCCAAGGGCCTGCTGGACAAGGTCAAAGACGGCGGCTACCGGCTGGCCGAGGACAAGATCTTCCCGGCGCCCGAGGAGCCTCCCGTAAAGAAGCTCATGCGGACGTCCACGCCTCCGCCCGCCAGCGTCATCAACGACATGCTGGCCGAGATCTTCTGCCAGACGGGCGGCGTGGAGGACCAGGAAGAGTGGCACGCCCAGGTGGTGGAGGAGCTGAGCAACTTCAAGTCCCAGAAGGTGCTGGGCCTCAACGAAGACCCCCTCAAGTGGTGGTCGGACCGCCTGGCCCTCTTCCCCCTGCTGCCCAAGGTGCTTCAGAAGTACTGGTGCGTGACAGCCACGCGCGTGGCGCCCGAGCGCCTCTTCGGTTCCGCCGCCAACGTGGTCAGCGCCAAGAGGAACCGGCTGGCCCCCGCGCACGTGGACGAGCAGGTGTTTCTGTATGAGAACGCCCGGAGTGGGGCAGAGGCGGAACCCGAGGACCAGGACGAGGGGGAGTGGGGCCTGGACCAGGAGCAGGTGTTCTCCTTGGGGGACGGCGTCAGCGGCGGTTTCTTTGGCATCAGGGACAGCAGCTTCCTGTAG